The following coding sequences are from one Rutidosis leptorrhynchoides isolate AG116_Rl617_1_P2 chromosome 11, CSIRO_AGI_Rlap_v1, whole genome shotgun sequence window:
- the LOC139875914 gene encoding uncharacterized protein — MADNKYHPAFTVSNIKNHIPITLEMDKVKYSTWSELFKITCKAYDVIDHIIPPSTDSSKSSVSPATTNTQAVSWDRLDAVVLNWIFGTISIDLLDNIFEADSTAAKT; from the coding sequence ATGGCCGACAACAAGTATCACCCTGCATTTACAGTATCCAACATAAAAAATCACATTCCCATTACCCTTGAGATGGACAAGGTCAAATATTCTACCTGGTCTGAACTTTTCAAGATCACCTGCAAAGCTTATGATGTGATTGATCACATCATCCCTCCATCAACTGATTCGTCTAAATCTTCTGTTTCACCCGCCACAACCAACACACAAGCTGTTTCTTGGGATCGTTTAGATGCAGTGGTCCTTAATTGGATCTTTGGAACTATTTCCATTGATCTACTCGATAACATCTTTGAAGCAGACTCAACCGCTGCTAAAACCTAG